The genomic segment GGGTTCTGGAAACCAGCACGTTGGCGGAGTTGATGCCACTGATCCGCAGTGGTCATCCCCTGCTGCTGGTTGTTGATGAACACGGAGGCACGGAAGGGCTTGTGACGGCAGCTGATCTCACAGAGGAGATCGTTGGCGATGAGTTGCAGGAAGATTCCGATGAGCCTGTCCTAGAGCAGGAGGACGGGCAGGCCGATGTCTGGATGGTGGACGGTGATTTTGAGATTTTCGAGCTCAACCGCCAGCTCAATCTCGACCTGCCGGAAGCGGATGACCACCACACGCTGGCTGGCTTTCTGCTGGAACGCCTCCAGCACATTCCATCCCCCGGTGAAGCGTTGCGGTTCAACGGCCTTCAGTTCGAGATCACAGCCATGCAGGGGCCACGCATCGAGCGGGTTCGTCTCGTGCTTCCGGCGGAGGAGGAGCCCCAGGGCTGATCACCCTTAATCTTGCCCTCATCCACCATGGTGATCTGATGTCCCCCGACCCCATGGTTCCAGTCAAGGTCGGGGTGATCGGGATCGGCAACATGGGTTGGCATCACGCCCGTGTGCTCAGCCTGCTGAAGGATGCCGACCTTGTGGGCGTGGCAGATCCGGATGAGCAGAGGGGCTGCCTCGCCCGTGAGCAGTTCGGTTGTCACTGGTTTTCCAGTTACCGGGAGATGCTCCAGGAGGTGGAGGCGGTCTGCATTGCGGTGCCGACCTTGCTTCACCATCAGGTCGGCATGGAATGTCTCGATGCAGGCCTGCATGTCCTGATCGAGAAGCCGATCGCCGCGAGCCAGGATGAGGCAGCCGCATTGATTGACGCCTCAAATCGGGCCGGTCGCCTGCTGCAGGTCGGCCATATCGAGCGCTTCAATCCAGCCTTCCGAGAGCTCATCAAGGTGGTGGCCAACGAGGAGGTCGTGGTGTTGGAGGGGCGCCGCCACAGTCCCCATGCCGACCGGGCCAATGATGTTTCCGTCGTGCTTGATCTCATGATTCACGACATCGACCTCGTCCTGGAGCTGGCTCAGGCGCCTGTCGTACGGCTTGCGGCTGCCGGCGGTCGAAGCGCTGAGGGGCCGATCGACTATGTCAACGCGACACTTGGGTTCAGCAACGGCGTCGTGGCCAGCCTCACAGCGAGCAAGATGAGCCACCGCAAGATCCGCAGCCTGAGTGCTCACTGCCGATCCAGCCTTGTGGAGACTGATTTCCTCAACCACACCCTGCACATCCATCGCCGTGCCCATGAGTGGTACTCCGCCGACCATGGGGAGCTGCTCTACCGCAATGACGGTTTCATCGAGGAGGTGAGCACCACCTCGATCGAACCGTTGTACGCCGAGCTGGAGCATTTCCTTCAGTGCGTCCGTGGTCGCGAAACGCCTGCCGTGGATGGTGAGCAAGCGTCAAGGGCGCTGCGGCTGGCGGATCTGATTGAGCAGGCTGTGGAACATTCCGCGATGGGAGCTCCGCTTACGGCACCGATCTGACCAGGCCCTTCTGTTCAGCCAGCTGGCGCAAGGCAGTGATCTGCCAACGGCGGCAATCCGCCGGCGAGGCTCGATAGAACAGCTCCCAGGCTGATGTTTTGTGCCGTCCGTACTGTTTGTGATCAAGCTCCGGGTGGTTCTGCTGCCACCCCACCCGAACCGCGTGACCGATCACAACGTCGAGGGCGAGGTCGTCATCAACCCGCACATCGGGGTTGGTTTCGACGAAGGCCATCAAGGAGAGAAGACATTCACAACACAGCTGCCGATATTCGGGGGCTTCAATGCGGCTGAGAAGGTGGTCCACCTGGCTCGCGAAATTGCGTTCGCCCGCTGTTTTTTCCAGGACCAGAGCACTGTTGAGCCGGTTGCGTCGTTCCAGCTTGTCCCCGATGACCAGGCCGCGGCAATGCTGCAGGAGCGACCAGATCCCTGCATAGAAATCACGCGGCACCCGTTGCAGGGTCCCCAGGCGAATGCGGTGTTGCAGCCAGTTGTCACCACCGGGTCGTTCCTCCAGTGGTGGCGGCACCTTCCACTGAACCCGGCCACTCAGATGCAGTTGCTCGCCCCTCTGCAAGGCAGCCCTGGCATGGTCCATGTCGGTGAGCACGCCCCGGAGTCGGGTCCGGATCGCATGGGGGGGTTCGCTGCAGACCGCTTCAAAAGCCTCGTCCTGACTGAGGTTACGTTCAAGAGCCAGTTCCGAGGTCAGCAGCAGCAGCAGTTGCCCAAGCTGCAGGGTCAGGCTGCCCTTCAGCAGTCCTGGCTCCCGTCTTGCGATCGCATCGAGGGCCAGCAGGAGCTCCTGCTCCAGCATGCGCTCCCTGGCGTCCGTCCCGCTGGTGCGAGCAATCAGCGCGGCGATCGATGCGCTCGACTGCGGTGTGATCAGGCGTGAGTCTGCCGTGTAGTTGCGCCCGACGACCACCTGCTTCTGACGCACCAGCAGGTCTGTGAGGGCATCCTCCAGTTGGGGGTGCACCATGCCCATGGCTCCCGCGCAGCGACGCACCACACTCCAGTCCTGGCACCGCAGTCCGTGGTGATAAACCTCATCGAGCAGCAGCAGCAGGTCGACAGGTCGCCCATCCGGTCCCGTCTCGATCGCCTGGGCGCCGAGACGGCGCTGCAGCAGCTCCAGCACGTCTGCCTGCTCATGGAGCGATGAGCTGGCCCACAAGCGCTGATGCAGTTGCTCGACGGGCGTGTCATCGAGCTCTTGTTCCTGTGCCGCTGTCAGATCAGCTAGATCTGTGGCATCTCTCAGTCTTGGCGTCTTTTGGGAGGGTGGCTCTGGTCCGCTCAGGCTGTCTGATTCGGTCACCGGAAGCGTGTGCCAACGCCCCTGATTCGCCAGTTCGGACACCCGGTTGAACTGCACCGGAATCCCTTCAATCAGGCCGCTCAGCAGGGTTCGCCCCAGGGCGATGAAGGCCTCGGGATGGAGTTGAAACGCCTCGGCTCCGATCGGGATCACAAGAAGTGGCAGGCCATGACCTCGCCAATGACGCTGCAACAGGTGCAGCTCATCGACCACGGTTTCCACCAGCTGGCGAGGATCGTCCGCCAGGTAGCTGATCGTGTCTTCGAGAACGGCTGCGGTGAAACAGAGCGAGCGACCGTCGCAGCGGTAGAAACGAGCTGTGTCCTCGGTTTCGATCCGTTGAGAGGGATGGCCACTGAGGGCGAGTCGCATGTTCTCGCCGATATGGCGCAGTTGTCGGTTCAGCCGTCCGGAGGGCAGCACCGTGATCGACTCGTGGCTGTCGACCGGCAGTCCAGCGGCGATCAGTGCGTGCTGAATCGATGCGGTCTCCGGTGCCATCGCCACCAGCACGGAATCAGCACCGAGCCTTGTCGGTTGCCGCCGTTCGCAGGGATCGAGGTCGTTCGGAGTGACCAATCCCTCCAGCAGCATCTCCCCGACCCAGGCGAGGCTCTGGGTCCAGATCAGGGGGATGTTGCTGTTGGCCTCACGCCTCTGACTGCCAGGTGTCTGGCGTTCAAGATCCACAGCATCATCGGGAACGCGGTATAGCTCGGGAAACAGACGCTCTCCATCCAGTGGGACGGCCAGGGGAGTGAGTCGGTCGTGCCATTGACGGGCATCGCTCCAGCGCCCTTCGCAGCAAGCCGTCACCAGTTCGAAGGCAAGAAACAGGGGCCACTCCGATTCAATCCCTGCAAAACGCATCAGTTCCTCCGGTTCGTAATGGAGACGGCTGACGTCCTCGATCGCGGTCTGATGACCATCCCGCAGGAAGCGCTTGTATCCGAAGGAGCCGCCCAGGTCACGCCGGATGCGCTTGACCGTGCGTTCGATCAGCTCGGCATCCTCCACAGCCCAGGCGGGATAGCCGATCACCGACAGACAGGCACTGTCGGCTTCCTTGCTGGCGGATTCTCTCGGCAGCAGGCTTTCCAGGGCCCGTCTCAACCGGACGACCGCTCCCTGGGGGATCAGCAGTCGGACGCTGCCATCGCCATGGGGCCCGAACAGATCAAGATCTTCAAGGGCCTCGAGAGCGGCTTTCGCCATGCCGATCGAGCTGGCGTTGCGTTCGGGTTGCCCGTGATTGGCCTTGTCTCCCCGTTCCCAGATGCCGTAATCGCGGGTGCGGTAAGCCCTGGAGATGTAATGCACCAGGTTCTGCAGAAAGTCAGCTTCGTCCCGGCTGCGGACCACCGGTAGCCCTCCGCGGGTCAGCTGGGCCAGCTGCAGCAGAAACAACGAGGTGGCATCGAGCTGAAGATGCCCCCAGGCGTTGTCAGCCACCACAGGATCTCCACTGCGGCTGTCGTACTTCGCATGCAGCGCGTCAAGAGGATCAAGGCTGTGCTTGAACCGTTCGACCTTGGCGGCCTGGCGCATCATGGCTCTGAGCAATCCCCGCATCAGGGCCAACACCCGTTCTTCCAGTTCCCAGGCTCGACTGCAGCGTTCTCCGAAGCGTCGTCGATGGGCGATCGCCAGAGCCCAGACGCACTGAATGGAATAGACGCAGTCCCGGACCCACGCATCGCCGTAGTTGCCATGCACCGTGTGGGCTGTGCTTGCTGGCAGCAGTCCGCTGATCGGGTCCTGTCGGTTCAGGACGACACGTTCGATGGAGCTGTCGAGTTGCCTGAGAAGCTCCGCGGCCCGTGCGTCGTCCATGGCGGTTGCCGTTGAGAACAGAACCATGACCTCATGCGACACCACCCCTAAATTCTCCATCTCAGCCTTCGGCCATGGACTTTGTCTCTACGACCCCTGACGATCGCCGGCGCTGCAGGGTTCTCGGCATCCCGGTCGATGCCTGTCGGGATGTCCGAGCCGCTGCGTTGGGATTGCATGCCCGCGGCGGCGGTCGCATCGTCACCCTGAATGCTGAGATGACCATGACGGCTCGGGCCAATCCAGAGCTCTGTGCAGCCATTGGCTCAGCGGATCTGGTGATCCCTGATGGGGCCGGGGTGGTCTGGGCGCTGTCCCGTCAGGGCGTGAAAGTTGTGCGGAGTCCAGGGATTGAGCTGGCCTGGACGCTTCTGGGCTACGCAGCTGCCCATCAATGGCGCGTTGCGCTTATTGGTGCGTCACCTGATGTGATGAGCACCCTTCAGCAGACACTGCCTGATCAGCTTCCGGGTCTGAATCTGGTGATGACCGTACATGGATACCAACCGGCCGAGGCGTGGCCTGGGCTGGAATCGCAACTTCTTGGTCTTCAACCTGATCTCATCTTGATCGCTCTGGGTGTTCCCCGTCAGGAACTCTGGTCTGAAACCATCGGTTCCGGGGTCGCAGGGCTCTGGATGGGAGTCGGAGGCAGCTTTGACGTCTGGGCTGGGGTGAAAAACAGAGCTCCGAGCTGGATGGGACGGTTTCAGATCGAATGGCTTTACAGGCTGATCCAGGAGCCCAGCCGCTGGCGGCGGATGCTGTCACTTCCCCAGTTCGTCTGGGAGGTGATCAGCAGAGGTGAGCGCTAATCGCTGATCAGCGGAAACCGACGGAGGCCTGCCAGACAAAGGCCAGCAACAGGAAAAACACAGGGATCAACGGCAGGATGTCGATCAGGGGAGCGAAGGCCTGGTAAGCCTCCGGTAGCTGAGCCAGCAGATCGAAGGTGTAGGCAGCCATCCCTGGTGACAAACGGGCGAGATTGGGACGCTACCACGTGTGATGGGCCGGCGAGTCCTGTTCCCAGGGAGCGAAATCCTCTGAAAAGCAGCCATCACGGATCGCGCGCCCCATGGCGGTCGTGAACCGGATCAGATGGGTGATGTTGTGAAGGCTCAGCAACGTCAGACCCAGGAGCTCATCACTGCGGATCAGATGGTGCAGGTAGGCCCTGGTGTGCCCCTGACAGGCGATGCAGGGACATGATGGGTCAAGGGGTGTGTGGTCATGCCGGAAACGGGCATTGCGCAGATTCCATCGTTCCCCCCCCACCAGCGCTGTGCCATGGCGGCCCAGCCGTGTTGGAATCACACAGTCGAAGAGATCGATGCCGTTGGCCACAGCAATGGCCATCTCTCGCAGGGTGCCGATCCCCATCAGATAGCGCGGTCGATCGTCGGGCAGCAGCGGGGTCACATCGCGCACGATTCGGTGCATGTCCTCCACCGGTTCCCCGACGCTGACTCCTCCGATCGCAATGCCTGGCAGATCGAAATCCGCGACGGTCCTGGCGCTTTCACGGCGTAGATGAGGAAAACAACCCCCCTGAACGATTCCGAACAGAGCCTGGTCTCTCCGGGTGTGGCTGCTGACGCAGCGTTCAAGCCAGGCATGGGTGCGTCTGCAGGCGTCGTCCACGTCGTTTTCGGTGGCCGGGTAGGGCGGGCATTGGTCAAAGGCCATCACAACATCAGCTCCCAGGGCCATCTGAATGGCAATGGCGTGTTCCGGCGTCATGTCGATCATGCGGCCATCGCGAGGGTTTCGAAACACCACGCCGCGATCATCGATTCGGTTCAGGTCTCCCAGGCTGAAGACTTGAAAGCCACCCGAGTCCGTCAGCATCGGCTGTCGCCAACCCATGAACTGGTGGAGTCCTCCAGCAGCAGCCACAACGTCTTCCCCTGGCTGCAGATGGAGGTGGTAGGTGTTTGAAAGCACCATTTCGGCACCGGTGCTCAGCAGTTGTTCCGTGCTGATGCCTTTCACGGTGGCCAGGGTGCCCACGGGCATGAAACGCGGTGTGTGAACCGGTCCATGCGGGGTCTGAAAACAGCCGCAACGAGCTGCACTGCGGGGGCAGTGCGCGCTGATTTCAAAGCTGAACACGGTTGATCACCGTTTTGTTGACCCTACGGTCACGCCTCGTGAGCAGCTGCAATGGCAACGCTGATGGCCTTGGCCGCCTGATGCATCGCCTCATGTTCGTCGGCATCGAGCTCCAGAGGGCAGACCTGGGTCCATCCGTTGCTGCCGAGCAGCACGGGCACTCCCAGCACCTCATGGCACCCTGGCCATTCACCATCCAGCAGCACCTGAGCAGCGACAACCTGACTTCGGGCTTCGGCGAGGCAGGCCACAAGATCCGCCACCGCGTGGGCCGTCATCACTTCTGTCGTGTGACCTGCGCTGGTGAAATGCGTCAGGAAAGGCCTGAGTCCGGTGCGCAGATCCGCGGGGCAGGACGAGATCAGGGCGTTGGCGTCGCTCCACGCCTCGTTCTGCAGATGCTGCAGGAGTTCACGGCGCTGGTGACGAAGGCGCTCGCCATAGTCCGTGGCCCTGCCGGCTTCTTTCAGCTGGTTTTGCAGCTCGCGCAATCTGGTTGCGGTGATTCCCCAGGCATTGATCTGACTGCGACAGGGGATCAGATGGTCGCCGTGTTGTCCAAGGGCCCAGGCCTGCAGATGCGTCCGACGGATCGATAGGTCGCGTGCGAGTTCTGCTCGGAACCGAAGGGTGTCTGACCAGGCACCGGCGCCGATCACCCGGTGGCGCCCCAGCGCCTCGGCAAAGATTCGAACACCCAGTTCGACCGGGTTCGACTGCACGATCACAACCGGGGGTTCCCCGGGTTGTCCCGCCAGGACATCGGCATAGTGCTGGAACAATGTGAGGTTGTCCCGTCCAAGCCTTGCCCGGTCTGCGTTTTCGCCGGGATTGCTGCTCAGTGTGCGCCCGGCCAGCATCACCACAACGTCGGCTCGAATTTCCTCGGGATCGAGAACGACATCGATTGCTGGGGCGTTGTCGCAGAACGCATCGCTGAGATCAGCTCGCAACGACCAAAGGCTGACCTCGCTGCCGCCGCCCCGGTGTCCCACCAGCTGCAAGAGTCCTTCCGAAGGAATCAGATGGCGATCCAAAAGCTGAACAGCCAGTTGACGGCCGCAATGACCGGCGGCGCCGATGATGGCCAGTTGCATCCTGGTCGGCGAACGGCATTCCATGTTGCCTTGAGCCCTCACCCGTAGGTTTGGAGGGCGACGCAGCAGGTCAATCGCTGGGAAATCACCACCTTGGTTGGCCGATTTCGCCGGGGCCTGGGTCTTCTATTCCGTGCTTCCCGGTCTGCCCTGGGTGGAGCCGAGCTTTCGAAGGATCGCTCGCTTTGCGCCCTGGATCGGGTTAACGCTTGGTGCCATTCAAGTTGGCTTCTGGTGGGTCCTGATCTTCCTGGGCTGGCCGTCCATTGCCGTGGCACCACTGCTCCTGGCCTTCGGAATCTGGTTCAGCGGCGGACTGCATCACGATG from the Synechococcus sp. KORDI-100 genome contains:
- a CDS encoding photosystem II reaction center protein K, which produces MAAYTFDLLAQLPEAYQAFAPLIDILPLIPVFFLLLAFVWQASVGFR
- a CDS encoding glycoside hydrolase family 15 protein codes for the protein MVLFSTATAMDDARAAELLRQLDSSIERVVLNRQDPISGLLPASTAHTVHGNYGDAWVRDCVYSIQCVWALAIAHRRRFGERCSRAWELEERVLALMRGLLRAMMRQAAKVERFKHSLDPLDALHAKYDSRSGDPVVADNAWGHLQLDATSLFLLQLAQLTRGGLPVVRSRDEADFLQNLVHYISRAYRTRDYGIWERGDKANHGQPERNASSIGMAKAALEALEDLDLFGPHGDGSVRLLIPQGAVVRLRRALESLLPRESASKEADSACLSVIGYPAWAVEDAELIERTVKRIRRDLGGSFGYKRFLRDGHQTAIEDVSRLHYEPEELMRFAGIESEWPLFLAFELVTACCEGRWSDARQWHDRLTPLAVPLDGERLFPELYRVPDDAVDLERQTPGSQRREANSNIPLIWTQSLAWVGEMLLEGLVTPNDLDPCERRQPTRLGADSVLVAMAPETASIQHALIAAGLPVDSHESITVLPSGRLNRQLRHIGENMRLALSGHPSQRIETEDTARFYRCDGRSLCFTAAVLEDTISYLADDPRQLVETVVDELHLLQRHWRGHGLPLLVIPIGAEAFQLHPEAFIALGRTLLSGLIEGIPVQFNRVSELANQGRWHTLPVTESDSLSGPEPPSQKTPRLRDATDLADLTAAQEQELDDTPVEQLHQRLWASSSLHEQADVLELLQRRLGAQAIETGPDGRPVDLLLLLDEVYHHGLRCQDWSVVRRCAGAMGMVHPQLEDALTDLLVRQKQVVVGRNYTADSRLITPQSSASIAALIARTSGTDARERMLEQELLLALDAIARREPGLLKGSLTLQLGQLLLLLTSELALERNLSQDEAFEAVCSEPPHAIRTRLRGVLTDMDHARAALQRGEQLHLSGRVQWKVPPPLEERPGGDNWLQHRIRLGTLQRVPRDFYAGIWSLLQHCRGLVIGDKLERRNRLNSALVLEKTAGERNFASQVDHLLSRIEAPEYRQLCCECLLSLMAFVETNPDVRVDDDLALDVVIGHAVRVGWQQNHPELDHKQYGRHKTSAWELFYRASPADCRRWQITALRQLAEQKGLVRSVP
- the tgt gene encoding tRNA guanosine(34) transglycosylase Tgt, with protein sequence MFSFEISAHCPRSAARCGCFQTPHGPVHTPRFMPVGTLATVKGISTEQLLSTGAEMVLSNTYHLHLQPGEDVVAAAGGLHQFMGWRQPMLTDSGGFQVFSLGDLNRIDDRGVVFRNPRDGRMIDMTPEHAIAIQMALGADVVMAFDQCPPYPATENDVDDACRRTHAWLERCVSSHTRRDQALFGIVQGGCFPHLRRESARTVADFDLPGIAIGGVSVGEPVEDMHRIVRDVTPLLPDDRPRYLMGIGTLREMAIAVANGIDLFDCVIPTRLGRHGTALVGGERWNLRNARFRHDHTPLDPSCPCIACQGHTRAYLHHLIRSDELLGLTLLSLHNITHLIRFTTAMGRAIRDGCFSEDFAPWEQDSPAHHTW
- a CDS encoding WecB/TagA/CpsF family glycosyltransferase, which translates into the protein MDFVSTTPDDRRRCRVLGIPVDACRDVRAAALGLHARGGGRIVTLNAEMTMTARANPELCAAIGSADLVIPDGAGVVWALSRQGVKVVRSPGIELAWTLLGYAAAHQWRVALIGASPDVMSTLQQTLPDQLPGLNLVMTVHGYQPAEAWPGLESQLLGLQPDLILIALGVPRQELWSETIGSGVAGLWMGVGGSFDVWAGVKNRAPSWMGRFQIEWLYRLIQEPSRWRRMLSLPQFVWEVISRGER
- a CDS encoding Gfo/Idh/MocA family protein; protein product: MSPDPMVPVKVGVIGIGNMGWHHARVLSLLKDADLVGVADPDEQRGCLAREQFGCHWFSSYREMLQEVEAVCIAVPTLLHHQVGMECLDAGLHVLIEKPIAASQDEAAALIDASNRAGRLLQVGHIERFNPAFRELIKVVANEEVVVLEGRRHSPHADRANDVSVVLDLMIHDIDLVLELAQAPVVRLAAAGGRSAEGPIDYVNATLGFSNGVVASLTASKMSHRKIRSLSAHCRSSLVETDFLNHTLHIHRRAHEWYSADHGELLYRNDGFIEEVSTTSIEPLYAELEHFLQCVRGRETPAVDGEQASRALRLADLIEQAVEHSAMGAPLTAPI